TCATCTCACCGAGACCTTTATACCGCTGGATGGTTACGCTGTCTTCCTTCCCGCCGCCTGCCAGCCGTGTAACGGCTGCCTTGCGCTGTTCGTCGTTCCAGGCATATTGGAATTCCTTGCCTTTTTTCACGAGGTACAGCGGGGGCTGGGCGAGATATACGTAACCTTGCTCCACCATTTCGCGCATGTAGCGGAAAACGAAGGTGAGGATGAGCGTGGCGATGTGGCTGCCGTCCACGTCCGCATCCGTCATGATGATCAGCTTGTGGTAACGGAGCTTGCTGAGATTGAGGGCTTTATCGTCTTCGGGGGTACCGATGGTAACGCCGAGGGCGGTAAAGATATTTTTGATCTCTTCGTTCTCGTAGATTTTATGCTCGAGGGCTTTTTCCACGTTGAGGATTTTACCACGCAGCGGCAGGATGGCCTGGAAGTTCCGGTTACGGCCCTGTTTGGCCGTACCACCTGCCGAGTCACCTTCGACGAGGAAGAGCTCGCATTTCTTGGGATCGTTGTCGGAGCAGTCGGCCAGTTTGCCGGGGAGTCCGCTGCCGGTCATCACGCTCTTGCGCTGTACCATCTGGCGGGCCTTGCGGGCAGCCTCGCGGGCCTGCGCGGCCAATACCACTTTATTGATGATCTGCTTGGCTTCCTTGGGATGTTCTTCGAGGTAAGCGTCGAGCACGTTGGCTACGGCGCTGTCCACGATACCCATCACGTCGGAGTTGCCGAGCTTGGTTTTGGTCTGGCCTTCGAACTGCGGCTCGGGAACTTTCACGCTCACGATGCAGGAAAGGCCCTCCCGGAAGTCGTCGCCCGTTACTTCCACTTTCGACTTTTCAAACAGCTTGTTCTTGTCGCCATACGACTTGAACACGCGGGTGATAGCCCTGCGGAAGCCGGCTACGTGCGTACCGCCTTCAATGGTATTGATATTATTAACGTAGGAGAAGATGTGCTCGTTGAAAGAATCGTTATACACCATCGCCACTTCCACGGCCACATTGGCGTTGGCATCATGCGTTTCGATGTAGATCGGATCGGGGAGCAGCGGATTGCGGCGGCCGTTCTTGTCGATCAGCTGCACGAATTCCACGATACCACCTTCGCTGTAGAAGGTTTCGCTGAAGATATTGCCGTTTTCGTCTTTCTCGCGCTCGTCGTTCAGCGTGATGCGGATGCGGCGGTTGAGGAAGGCGAGCTCGCGGAGGCGGCCTGCGAGGGTTTCGCGGTTATATACCGTATCGTTGAAGATGGTGCCGTCCGGTTTGAAGTGAACGATAGTGCCGGTGATGTCGCTTTCGCCGATCTCGCGCACGGAATACTGGGGATGCCCCATTCTGTATTCCTGTTCGAAGATCTTGCCTTCGCGGTGTACCGTAACGTGCAGGGGATCGCTGAGCGCGTTCACGCAGGAAACGCCCACCCCATGCAAACCGCCGGACACTTTATAGGTGTTTTTATCGAATTTACCGCCGGCGTGCAGTACGGTCATCACCACTTCGAGGGCGGAGCGCTTCTCTTTCTGGTGCATGCCCGTGGGGATGCCACGGCCGTCGTCCTTCACGCGGATGGAGTTGTCTTCACAGATGGTTACTTCAATGTTCTTGCAATATCCTGCCAGGGCCTCGTCGATGGAGTTATCCACCACTTCATACACCAGGTGGTGAAGGCCTTTGGTCCCGATATCCCCGATATACATGGCCGGGCGTTTGCGAACCGCTTCGAGCCCTTCCAGTACCTGAATGTTATCGGCCCCATAGTTGTTGTTAGCAGGGGGTGCTTGCACTAATTCTTCACTCATATTTTAGCTGAAAATCTTTTTTGAACAAATCCGTTAGATATCTCGCAAAAATACGGAAAATCAGGCTGAATTCCATGAAAAACAAGGATAATTTGAGGGGTGTGGACAGCCTGTGGAAAGGTTAGCCCAGCGCGTTCGATCCGATGTCGGTCAGTACCGATTCCTTGATCCCGGTGAAGATGGTTTTCCAGACCAGGTTGAAGAACGACTTTTGAGGGTCGCGGGTAAACCGGGGATGGGCCACCCGGAGCGGCTGGCCGGGGGAGGGGTTCTCATTATGAAGGGCCATCAGGTTGGCGAGGAGGCTCACCAGCCCTTTTTTCCGCTTTTTACCCTTGGCCTCAACGTCTTTCAGCACTTCGATTTTAAGGTCGTCGTACCGGAGGGTCACCGTACCGGACGCGGCCCGCTCATGGCCTTTGATGTTGAAATCCAGCTCCTGAATCCGGATCGACCGGATCGCCACCTCGCCCAGGGGCCTCGTGGCGGGGTTCATCTCCCTGCCGTCCATATCGTTGAGTTTGCCGCTCACGGCAAAGGCCCCCGCGGCGCTGCCCAGGGCGAAATCGAAATGCGCTTTCAGTTTGCCGGAACGCATGAGGATGGCGTGGAGGTCCACCGTGCAATGGGGGTTCTGCTTCACGAGAGAGTCGAGGTTCGTGATGTTGCGGAAAGTACCCCCGGCGTTCTGGAACTCTATCTTGCCGGTTTGCCCGTTTTTCGGGTTCACTTCCGAATAGCTGACGGCAACGCCCTGTGCCTTCAGCGTATCGATCCGCAGGGGCATTTCCAGTTTCATCAGCAGCTGGTTGGGAAACTGGCCGTATTTGTCGCCCGGCGGCATGGGGAGCCCGCGG
Above is a genomic segment from Chitinophaga pollutisoli containing:
- the gyrB gene encoding DNA topoisomerase (ATP-hydrolyzing) subunit B, which gives rise to MSEELVQAPPANNNYGADNIQVLEGLEAVRKRPAMYIGDIGTKGLHHLVYEVVDNSIDEALAGYCKNIEVTICEDNSIRVKDDGRGIPTGMHQKEKRSALEVVMTVLHAGGKFDKNTYKVSGGLHGVGVSCVNALSDPLHVTVHREGKIFEQEYRMGHPQYSVREIGESDITGTIVHFKPDGTIFNDTVYNRETLAGRLRELAFLNRRIRITLNDEREKDENGNIFSETFYSEGGIVEFVQLIDKNGRRNPLLPDPIYIETHDANANVAVEVAMVYNDSFNEHIFSYVNNINTIEGGTHVAGFRRAITRVFKSYGDKNKLFEKSKVEVTGDDFREGLSCIVSVKVPEPQFEGQTKTKLGNSDVMGIVDSAVANVLDAYLEEHPKEAKQIINKVVLAAQAREAARKARQMVQRKSVMTGSGLPGKLADCSDNDPKKCELFLVEGDSAGGTAKQGRNRNFQAILPLRGKILNVEKALEHKIYENEEIKNIFTALGVTIGTPEDDKALNLSKLRYHKLIIMTDADVDGSHIATLILTFVFRYMREMVEQGYVYLAQPPLYLVKKGKEFQYAWNDEQRKAAVTRLAGGGKEDSVTIQRYKGLGEMNAEQLWDTTMDPDVRTLKQVSIDNMFEADRVFTMLMGDEVPPRREFIESHAKYARIDA